The following coding sequences are from one Halorubrum sp. BOL3-1 window:
- a CDS encoding DUF6517 family protein yields the protein MNPRETVDSGDESGSKTDATTRRGALGLAGAVGLASLAGCTALDVATGGTTEFTAGTATVPDATLSETGYELNDVSEETLSREVEAAGQTREVRVTNAVAEYDKAVELFDERYQAAVFAAVTTPRIEVAGRALNPVAELGTRERAELILRRFENVGDLERGSEYTTTVLGSDADVVVYTAQGEVEGTGASVELELHVGEPVSVDDDFVLPLAAYPAAFSDGENVRSMMNGLGHESD from the coding sequence ATGAATCCCCGTGAGACCGTCGATTCCGGCGACGAGAGCGGCTCGAAGACCGACGCGACCACCCGTCGGGGGGCGCTCGGACTCGCGGGCGCCGTCGGGCTGGCGAGTCTCGCCGGCTGTACCGCGCTCGACGTGGCGACCGGCGGGACGACCGAGTTCACCGCCGGCACCGCGACCGTCCCCGACGCGACGCTCTCCGAGACGGGGTACGAGCTGAACGACGTCTCCGAGGAGACCCTCAGCCGGGAGGTCGAGGCCGCCGGACAGACCCGCGAGGTCCGGGTGACGAACGCCGTTGCCGAGTACGACAAGGCGGTCGAGCTGTTCGACGAGCGCTATCAGGCCGCCGTCTTCGCGGCGGTGACGACGCCGCGGATCGAGGTGGCCGGACGAGCGCTCAACCCCGTCGCCGAGCTCGGCACGCGCGAGCGCGCGGAGCTCATCCTGCGGCGCTTCGAGAACGTCGGCGACCTGGAGCGCGGCTCGGAGTACACGACGACGGTCCTCGGGAGCGACGCCGACGTCGTCGTGTACACGGCGCAAGGCGAGGTCGAGGGCACCGGCGCGAGCGTCGAACTGGAGCTCCACGTCGGTGAACCGGTCTCGGTCGACGACGACTTCGTCCTCCCGCTCGCGGCGTACCCTGCCGCGTTCAGCGACGGCGAGAACGTTCGGTCGATGATGAACGGACTCGGACACGAGTCGGACTAG
- a CDS encoding DUF373 family protein, giving the protein MLLVLCVDLDDDLGRKTGIPTPVIGDEDVTEAAAALATADPEDSDVNVLFQGVNVHDELAAEGEAVEVAAVTGVDGPDVKANRAVGKEVDRVLAELSTGEEVSAVVITDGAQDESVLPVIRSRMPIDGMRRVVVRQAQDLESLYYTIKQVLADPETRGTILIPLGVLLLIYPLVVVANLFDVAGAAVLGILSGAVGLYSLFRGLGLEETVDGAAESVRNVLYTGRVTLVTYVVALALVVVGGVQGVDTVDAVSGVQGGSLAAGTALAAFVHGFVQWLGVAGVTSSLGQITDEYLAGRFRWRYLNAPFYVVSIAVVLFAVSGFFLPDASGVTALGLSELAMALAAGTLIGVLSTLAFAVAESQLPSAEPV; this is encoded by the coding sequence ATGCTGCTCGTCCTCTGCGTCGACCTCGACGACGACCTCGGCCGCAAGACGGGGATCCCCACGCCCGTCATCGGCGACGAGGACGTTACCGAGGCCGCGGCCGCGCTCGCGACCGCCGACCCCGAGGACTCCGACGTCAACGTCCTCTTTCAGGGCGTCAACGTCCACGACGAGCTGGCCGCCGAGGGCGAGGCCGTCGAGGTCGCGGCCGTCACCGGCGTCGACGGTCCCGACGTGAAGGCGAACCGCGCGGTCGGCAAAGAGGTCGACCGCGTCCTGGCCGAGCTGTCGACCGGCGAGGAGGTGTCCGCGGTCGTGATCACCGACGGCGCCCAAGACGAGTCCGTCCTCCCCGTGATCCGGTCGCGGATGCCGATCGACGGGATGCGCCGCGTCGTCGTCCGGCAGGCGCAGGACCTGGAATCGCTCTACTACACGATCAAGCAGGTGCTGGCCGACCCGGAGACCCGCGGGACGATCCTCATCCCGCTCGGCGTCCTCCTGTTGATCTACCCGCTGGTCGTCGTCGCGAACCTCTTCGACGTCGCCGGCGCGGCGGTGCTCGGCATCCTCTCGGGCGCCGTCGGCCTCTACTCGCTGTTCCGCGGGCTGGGACTCGAAGAGACCGTCGACGGCGCCGCGGAGAGCGTCCGCAACGTCCTCTACACCGGGCGCGTGACCCTCGTCACCTACGTCGTCGCGCTCGCGCTCGTCGTCGTCGGTGGCGTTCAGGGGGTCGACACCGTCGACGCGGTCAGCGGCGTTCAGGGCGGATCGCTCGCCGCCGGCACCGCCCTCGCGGCGTTCGTCCACGGGTTCGTCCAGTGGCTCGGCGTCGCCGGCGTCACCTCCAGTCTCGGCCAGATAACCGACGAGTACCTCGCCGGGCGGTTCCGGTGGCGATACCTCAACGCGCCCTTCTACGTGGTTTCCATCGCCGTCGTGCTGTTCGCGGTCTCGGGCTTTTTCCTCCCGGATGCGTCGGGCGTGACGGCGCTCGGACTCTCGGAGTTGGCGATGGCGCTCGCGGCGGGAACGCTCATCGGCGTGTTGAGCACGCTCGCGTTCGCCGTCGCGGAGTCGCAACTCCCGTCGGCGGAGCCGGTGTGA
- a CDS encoding phosphotransacetylase family protein, with product MTDTPTTLVTATGDSAGKTAITVALARLAADRDRGVGYMKPKGTRLQSNVGKTLDQDPMLAREVLGLDAEMHQMEPVVYSPTFVEGAIRGTEDPDALRDRIREEYDGIAADRDRVFVEGGGSWTTGGVVDLTDVDVAELLDARVVLVAEYGSPNDLDEVLAAADAFGDRLAGVLFNKVSDDAFESLDQDGIPFLESKGITVSGALPYEKELAGVTVGELADELGAELLTDAPTDAFVERFLVGAMGGDEALRYFRRARDAAVITGGDRADVQTAALDASGVACLVLTGGHRPPGAVLGKAADAGKPVLAVNTDTVTTIDRAESVVRGGRTRDVGTVDRMAELLGAHVDVDALI from the coding sequence ATGACTGACACACCCACGACACTCGTCACCGCGACCGGAGACAGCGCCGGAAAGACAGCGATCACCGTCGCCTTGGCGCGACTGGCCGCCGACCGCGACCGCGGCGTCGGCTACATGAAGCCGAAGGGCACCCGGCTCCAGTCGAACGTCGGCAAGACGCTCGACCAGGACCCGATGTTGGCCCGCGAAGTGCTCGGTCTCGACGCCGAGATGCACCAGATGGAACCGGTCGTCTACTCCCCCACGTTCGTCGAGGGTGCGATCCGCGGCACCGAGGACCCGGACGCGCTCCGCGACCGGATCCGCGAGGAGTACGACGGGATCGCCGCCGACCGCGACCGCGTGTTCGTCGAGGGTGGCGGCAGTTGGACCACGGGCGGCGTCGTCGACCTCACCGACGTCGACGTGGCGGAGCTGCTCGACGCGCGCGTCGTCCTCGTCGCCGAGTACGGCTCGCCGAACGACCTCGACGAGGTGCTGGCGGCCGCCGACGCGTTCGGTGACCGCCTCGCCGGCGTCCTGTTCAACAAGGTGTCCGACGACGCCTTCGAGTCGCTCGACCAGGACGGGATTCCGTTCCTCGAATCGAAGGGTATCACGGTCTCCGGCGCGCTCCCCTACGAGAAGGAGCTGGCGGGCGTCACCGTCGGGGAGCTGGCCGACGAGCTTGGCGCCGAGCTGCTCACCGACGCGCCGACGGACGCGTTCGTCGAGCGCTTCCTCGTCGGCGCGATGGGCGGCGACGAGGCGTTGCGGTACTTCCGGCGCGCCCGCGACGCCGCCGTCATTACCGGCGGCGACCGCGCCGATGTCCAGACCGCCGCGCTCGACGCCTCGGGGGTCGCCTGCCTCGTCCTCACCGGGGGCCACCGCCCCCCGGGTGCGGTGCTGGGAAAGGCCGCGGACGCCGGTAAACCCGTGCTGGCGGTGAACACCGACACGGTCACCACCATCGACCGCGCCGAGTCGGTCGTCCGCGGCGGGCGCACGCGCGACGTTGGGACGGTCGACCGGATGGCCGAGCTGCTCGGCGCCCACGTCGACGTCGACGCGCTGATCTGA
- a CDS encoding acetate--CoA ligase family protein, whose translation MGTLNELFDPDRVAVVGATAREGAVGRAVTSNLLDDFDGDTVPVNPNYDDVLGTPCVDDVADADADVAVVVVPPSIVLDAIEACGEAGVRNVVVITAGFGETGEEGAARERRLAELADEYDLDLVGPNSLGIMSTPSGMNATFGPENALPGGLSFMSQSGAFVTAVLDWANDNGIGFKDVVSLGNKAVLDETDFVDHWGDDGETDVIIGYLEGIEDGREFIETARETTQDTPIVAVKSGRTSAGAQAASSHTGTLAGSDKAYEAGLDQAGVIRAESVDELFDAAGILGSQPLPDTDSVAIVTNAGGPGVMATDAVGDADLDMASFTRETSDRLAESMPAEANIHNPVDVIGDADVDRFREALEITVSDDNVGAALVLAAPTATIDFDELADAITDVSAEMDAPVAACLMGGDRTREPKQKLQAQGIPCYFDPARAVDSLATLSAYRDVKEREYAEPMSFDVDRERAREILGTVRERDDNRLGVEAMELLDAYGIPTPGGEIVDSPERAREVAAGVDGDVVMKIVSPDILHKSDIGGVAVGVADEDVVDTYEDLITRAHNYQPDATVLGVQVQEMVDLDDGVETIVGMNRDPQFGPLLMFGLGGIFVEVMEDTTFRVAPVSEPEAREMTEEIQSAPLLRGARGRDPVDIDAVVETIGRLSQLVTDFPAILELDINPLVALPDGDGGTNAAAVDVRLTVDPEELDSDDADAAEPDPEVLDND comes from the coding sequence ATGGGTACGCTCAACGAGCTGTTCGACCCGGATCGGGTCGCCGTCGTCGGCGCGACCGCCCGCGAGGGCGCCGTCGGGCGCGCCGTCACGTCGAATCTCCTCGACGACTTCGACGGCGACACGGTCCCCGTCAACCCGAACTACGACGATGTGCTCGGGACGCCTTGCGTCGACGACGTGGCCGACGCGGACGCCGACGTCGCCGTTGTCGTCGTGCCGCCCTCGATCGTGTTGGACGCGATCGAGGCGTGCGGCGAGGCCGGCGTTCGCAACGTCGTCGTGATCACCGCCGGGTTCGGTGAGACGGGAGAAGAGGGGGCCGCGAGGGAGCGACGCCTCGCGGAGCTAGCCGACGAGTACGACCTCGACCTCGTCGGTCCCAACAGCCTGGGGATCATGTCGACGCCCTCGGGAATGAACGCGACGTTCGGCCCGGAGAACGCGCTTCCGGGCGGACTCTCCTTCATGAGCCAGTCCGGCGCGTTCGTCACCGCGGTCCTCGACTGGGCCAATGACAACGGAATCGGATTCAAAGACGTCGTCTCGCTCGGGAACAAGGCCGTCTTAGACGAGACCGACTTCGTCGACCACTGGGGCGACGACGGGGAGACCGACGTGATCATCGGCTACCTCGAGGGGATCGAGGACGGCCGCGAGTTCATCGAGACCGCCCGCGAGACGACGCAGGACACGCCGATCGTCGCGGTGAAGTCTGGACGAACGAGCGCCGGCGCGCAGGCCGCCTCCTCGCACACGGGGACGCTCGCCGGCTCCGACAAGGCGTACGAGGCCGGTCTCGACCAGGCCGGCGTCATCCGCGCGGAGTCGGTCGACGAGCTGTTCGACGCCGCCGGCATCCTCGGGAGCCAGCCGCTGCCCGACACCGACAGCGTCGCGATCGTCACGAACGCCGGCGGGCCGGGCGTGATGGCGACCGACGCGGTCGGTGACGCCGACCTCGACATGGCGTCGTTCACCCGGGAGACGAGCGACCGGCTCGCGGAGTCGATGCCCGCGGAGGCGAACATCCACAACCCGGTCGACGTGATCGGAGACGCCGACGTCGACCGGTTCCGGGAGGCGCTCGAAATCACCGTCAGCGACGATAACGTCGGGGCCGCCCTCGTGTTGGCCGCGCCGACCGCGACGATCGACTTCGACGAGCTGGCGGACGCGATCACCGACGTGAGCGCCGAGATGGATGCCCCCGTCGCCGCCTGCCTGATGGGCGGCGACCGGACCCGGGAGCCGAAACAGAAGCTCCAGGCGCAGGGGATCCCCTGCTACTTCGACCCCGCGCGCGCCGTCGACAGCCTCGCGACGCTGTCGGCATACCGCGACGTCAAGGAACGCGAGTACGCCGAGCCGATGTCGTTCGACGTCGACCGCGAGCGCGCTCGCGAGATCCTCGGGACGGTCCGCGAGCGCGACGACAACCGCCTGGGCGTCGAGGCGATGGAACTGCTCGACGCCTACGGCATCCCCACCCCCGGCGGCGAGATCGTCGATTCGCCCGAGCGCGCCCGGGAGGTCGCCGCGGGCGTCGACGGCGACGTCGTCATGAAGATCGTCTCGCCGGACATCCTGCACAAGTCCGACATCGGCGGCGTCGCCGTCGGGGTCGCGGACGAAGACGTTGTCGACACCTACGAGGACCTCATAACCCGCGCGCACAACTACCAGCCGGACGCGACCGTCCTCGGCGTCCAGGTCCAGGAGATGGTCGATCTCGACGACGGCGTCGAGACGATCGTCGGCATGAACCGCGACCCGCAGTTCGGGCCGCTGCTGATGTTCGGACTGGGCGGCATCTTCGTGGAGGTGATGGAGGACACCACCTTCCGCGTCGCGCCCGTCTCGGAGCCGGAGGCCCGCGAGATGACCGAGGAGATCCAGTCGGCGCCGCTATTGCGGGGCGCCCGCGGCCGCGACCCGGTCGACATCGACGCCGTCGTCGAGACGATCGGCCGGCTCTCGCAGTTGGTCACCGACTTCCCGGCGATCTTAGAACTCGACATCAACCCCCTCGTCGCACTGCCCGACGGAGACGGCGGCACGAACGCCGCCGCCGTCGACGTGAGACTCACCGTCGATCCCGAGGAACTCGACTCGGACGACGCCGACGCAGCCGAACCCGACCCGGAGGTACTCGACAATGACTGA
- a CDS encoding PAS domain-containing sensor histidine kinase, which yields MSRSPEPETLVDLAQDKIAVIDEAGRFRYLNAATRDLLGFDPEDLVGTDAFDLVHPDDVDRVRAAFESLVADGTRSDSPLEYRYATADGDWVWFRTRVFPPAETGLDSYALSSRDVTLEVESRRRLETIASTSPDVLWMFDADWTELLFVNGAVESVFGTEPDALERRPQVFLEAVHPEDRPAVERAMERLSAGESTSLDYRIGSPDGPTSWVRVPGRPVIEDGEVVAVTGFARDVTDEYRRERQLTVMDNLLRHTIRNDMNIVDGTAERIVDRLDDAVETSSSTSDGPDAPHADVAELAADLIDHAETVRRVADDLLTTAEKQRGVIDLLRQHEPPQPLRVAPLVESAVADAVGDPSDSRVEVSVSCPDDARAFTHPELDYAIAELIENAIEHAEATPTVEVEVTAPADRVEIAVRDNAPPIPPAERDPITDRWKMDDLTHTGGMGLWLVYWIADRSGGDLAFDTGAGGNEVTVSVPDADCEPSSPAADRGMPAASESGPTAAEPDGGAAASTSDPKAAAERDAVGSDAVPDSPPGSTDE from the coding sequence ATGTCTCGCTCGCCGGAGCCAGAGACCCTCGTCGACCTCGCGCAAGACAAGATCGCGGTGATCGACGAGGCGGGACGGTTCCGGTACCTCAACGCGGCCACCCGCGACCTGCTCGGGTTCGACCCCGAGGACCTCGTCGGGACGGACGCGTTCGATCTGGTCCACCCGGACGACGTCGACCGCGTCCGAGCCGCCTTCGAGTCCCTCGTCGCCGACGGAACGCGGTCGGACTCCCCGCTGGAGTACCGCTACGCGACCGCGGACGGCGACTGGGTGTGGTTCCGCACGCGCGTGTTCCCGCCCGCCGAGACCGGACTCGACAGCTACGCGTTGAGTTCCCGCGACGTGACGCTCGAAGTCGAGTCCCGGCGGCGCTTGGAGACCATCGCGTCGACGTCGCCGGACGTGCTGTGGATGTTCGACGCCGACTGGACCGAGCTGCTGTTCGTCAACGGGGCGGTCGAGTCGGTGTTCGGGACCGAACCCGACGCGCTCGAACGGCGGCCGCAGGTGTTCTTGGAGGCGGTCCATCCCGAGGATCGTCCTGCCGTCGAGCGCGCGATGGAGCGGCTCTCGGCCGGTGAGTCCACGAGCCTCGACTACCGGATCGGCTCTCCCGACGGGCCGACGAGCTGGGTCAGGGTGCCCGGCCGCCCCGTGATCGAGGACGGTGAGGTCGTCGCAGTCACCGGGTTCGCCCGCGACGTCACCGACGAGTACCGCCGGGAGCGCCAGCTCACGGTGATGGACAACCTGCTCCGGCACACGATCCGCAACGACATGAACATCGTCGACGGCACCGCGGAGCGGATCGTCGACCGGCTCGACGACGCCGTCGAAACGTCGTCGTCGACGTCCGACGGCCCCGACGCCCCCCACGCGGACGTGGCCGAACTCGCCGCCGACCTGATCGACCACGCGGAGACGGTCCGGCGGGTCGCCGACGACCTGTTGACCACGGCCGAAAAGCAGCGCGGCGTGATCGACCTGCTCCGGCAGCATGAACCCCCGCAGCCGCTCCGCGTCGCGCCGCTCGTCGAGAGCGCGGTCGCGGACGCCGTCGGGGACCCGAGCGACTCGCGCGTGGAGGTGTCCGTCTCCTGTCCGGACGACGCGCGGGCGTTCACCCATCCCGAACTCGACTACGCGATCGCGGAGCTGATCGAGAACGCGATCGAACACGCGGAGGCGACCCCGACGGTCGAGGTCGAGGTCACGGCTCCCGCCGACCGCGTCGAGATCGCGGTTCGGGACAACGCGCCGCCGATCCCGCCGGCCGAGCGGGACCCCATCACCGACCGGTGGAAGATGGACGACCTCACACACACCGGCGGAATGGGGCTGTGGCTCGTTTACTGGATCGCGGACCGCTCCGGCGGGGACCTGGCGTTCGACACAGGCGCCGGCGGCAACGAGGTGACCGTCAGCGTCCCCGACGCCGACTGCGAACCGTCCTCCCCGGCGGCGGACCGGGGGATGCCGGCGGCCTCCGAGAGCGGACCGACAGCGGCCGAACCAGACGGTGGCGCGGCGGCGTCGACCTCCGACCCGAAAGCCGCCGCGGAGCGCGACGCCGTCGGCTCCGACGCCGTCCCTGACTCACCGCCGGGATCGACAGACGAGTGA
- a CDS encoding helix-turn-helix domain-containing protein — translation MRRTPRANDATTMTEDDAALDATFEALADADCRAILAAAATPKTTSELAEDCDIALSTAYRKVELLSETPLLAEGVRFDPDGDHAAEYARAAAAAAVELDDDGVTFAVDGDGTDPLAAALDASGVSAD, via the coding sequence ATGAGACGAACCCCCCGCGCGAACGACGCCACGACGATGACCGAGGACGACGCGGCGCTCGACGCGACGTTCGAGGCGCTCGCTGACGCTGACTGCCGGGCGATCCTCGCGGCCGCGGCGACGCCGAAGACGACGAGCGAACTGGCCGAGGACTGCGACATCGCCCTCTCGACCGCCTACCGGAAGGTCGAACTGCTGAGCGAGACGCCGCTGCTCGCCGAGGGGGTCCGCTTCGACCCGGACGGCGACCACGCCGCCGAGTACGCCCGCGCCGCCGCCGCCGCCGCCGTCGAACTCGACGACGACGGCGTGACGTTCGCGGTCGACGGCGACGGGACCGACCCGCTCGCCGCCGCGCTCGACGCGTCCGGCGTGTCCGCCGACTGA
- a CDS encoding helix-turn-helix domain-containing protein translates to MGSGIRAEVSLPTASPSPFDGVVDGAIPVTGVSRCTPEGDRERVVVEFIADADLSVPEAVEVVFDYGGRAAYRFDAAVDADSPFAVLDRHETPVSEAVVRDGRLRITFHASDLPTLRSVLEAFRDGCPDMEVLRLLQSTATTTESDLVTVDRSELTERQREVLAAAHESGYFDHPKGANAGEVAASLGIGRSTFTEHLAAAQRKLFGALLD, encoded by the coding sequence ATGGGATCGGGAATTCGGGCGGAGGTCTCGCTGCCGACCGCGTCGCCGTCGCCGTTCGACGGGGTCGTCGACGGGGCGATCCCGGTCACCGGCGTCTCGCGGTGCACGCCCGAGGGCGACCGCGAGCGCGTCGTCGTGGAGTTCATCGCGGACGCCGACCTGTCGGTTCCAGAGGCGGTCGAGGTCGTCTTCGATTACGGAGGGCGGGCGGCCTACCGGTTCGACGCGGCGGTCGACGCCGACTCGCCGTTCGCCGTTCTCGACCGCCACGAGACCCCCGTCTCCGAGGCGGTGGTCCGCGACGGGCGGCTGCGGATCACCTTCCACGCGAGCGACCTGCCGACGCTGCGGTCGGTGTTGGAGGCGTTCCGCGATGGATGTCCGGACATGGAGGTGTTGCGCCTGCTCCAGTCGACGGCGACGACGACGGAGTCGGACCTCGTGACCGTCGACCGGAGCGAACTGACGGAGCGCCAGCGCGAGGTGCTCGCGGCCGCCCACGAGTCGGGGTACTTCGACCACCCGAAAGGGGCCAACGCCGGGGAGGTGGCGGCCTCTCTGGGAATCGGCCGGTCGACGTTCACGGAACACCTCGCGGCCGCCCAGCGGAAGCTGTTCGGGGCGCTGCTCGATTGA
- a CDS encoding pyridoxamine 5'-phosphate oxidase family protein, which produces MPTSSEVEMSPAEVDALLSRHETGVLALARDDAPYAIPISYGYDDDDRALFLRLVSTPDSEKREFLASTPQARVVVYEGDGDEYASVVGVGALERVDLDELTPETIAQYGEAQRPLFEIWADDKPDLDIELYRFAPETLTGRTVVVERDE; this is translated from the coding sequence ATGCCGACGAGCAGCGAGGTCGAGATGTCACCGGCGGAGGTGGACGCGCTCCTGTCCCGCCACGAGACGGGAGTGCTCGCACTCGCGCGCGACGACGCGCCGTACGCCATCCCGATCTCCTACGGATACGACGACGACGACCGCGCGCTGTTCCTCCGGTTGGTGTCGACGCCCGACAGCGAGAAGCGCGAGTTCCTCGCGTCGACGCCGCAGGCCCGCGTCGTGGTCTACGAGGGCGACGGCGACGAGTACGCGAGCGTCGTCGGCGTCGGGGCGCTCGAACGGGTCGACCTCGACGAGCTGACCCCCGAGACGATCGCGCAGTACGGCGAGGCCCAGCGCCCGCTCTTCGAGATCTGGGCCGACGACAAGCCGGACCTGGACATCGAACTCTACCGTTTCGCCCCCGAGACGCTGACCGGACGGACCGTGGTCGTCGAGCGCGACGAGTAG
- a CDS encoding bacteriorhodopsin, whose amino-acid sequence MIEASTVRLGSAGIYAVSAVVLLALARRKPAELRRYCYPFVAVVALASVGIGMWATGIGTFGVASGSLEAGQLLTDYVAYPFLFGFAAFVAGASRRYVGGIVAITVAMRLGYDFAEAFEGPLATAGTVGILVGYAALIGLFFGPVASAASRRPPERELFYKKTRNLSLFAFGVLIAWAMLQIAGLFDTFTAAVTLEYLDLLLRVGFAGFVFANAETLAAETGSAVGGDDGGSVAPAGTGASTAD is encoded by the coding sequence ATGATTGAGGCGTCGACGGTGCGGCTCGGGTCGGCGGGGATCTACGCGGTCTCCGCGGTCGTGTTGCTCGCGCTCGCGCGACGGAAGCCCGCGGAACTGCGCCGGTACTGTTACCCGTTCGTCGCGGTCGTGGCGCTCGCGAGCGTCGGGATCGGGATGTGGGCTACCGGAATCGGGACGTTCGGCGTCGCGAGCGGCAGCCTGGAGGCCGGCCAGTTGCTCACCGACTACGTGGCGTACCCGTTCCTGTTCGGGTTCGCAGCGTTCGTCGCGGGGGCGAGCCGGCGGTACGTCGGGGGAATCGTCGCGATCACCGTCGCGATGCGGCTCGGGTACGACTTCGCGGAGGCGTTCGAGGGACCGCTCGCGACGGCGGGCACCGTCGGTATCCTCGTCGGGTACGCGGCGCTGATCGGGCTGTTCTTCGGGCCGGTGGCGAGCGCGGCGTCGCGTCGGCCGCCCGAGCGCGAACTGTTCTACAAGAAGACGCGGAACCTCTCGCTGTTCGCGTTCGGCGTCCTCATCGCGTGGGCGATGCTCCAGATCGCCGGGCTGTTCGATACGTTCACCGCGGCGGTCACCCTGGAGTACCTCGACCTCCTGCTCCGCGTCGGCTTCGCGGGCTTCGTGTTCGCGAACGCGGAGACGCTGGCCGCGGAGACGGGGTCAGCGGTCGGCGGCGACGACGGCGGGAGCGTCGCACCCGCGGGGACCGGCGCGTCGACCGCGGACTGA
- a CDS encoding methyl-accepting chemotaxis protein: MLNAIITRYGRRVGAAVLLTLAATLGFIALFAGHVATVGTPAAATAALTAAGVVVTLNLGLLGIVLVGNVAVELRRLTETAEAVGRGEFDASATSDRRDEIGRLFAAFDETRRSLRDAVAESERAKSEAESAREEAEDLSDTLLDRAEDIGGAMEDTAEGDLTRRLPEDTDVDAVERITAAYNEMTGGLSATVEDIQSFAGDVESTSEEMATRADEVAGMNREVADEMRALADELDEQTDRLRETAADTDDFSATVEEIASTTDEVAGDASAAAELGEEGERRAAEAVEAIVAIGDLLADVDELVAGLDDRMDGVAETTDVIADIAEQTNILALNASIEASRAGGDGDGFAVVADEVKGLAGETRESTTEIEATIGEVTDDVSAVAGEMDRTMTELDETTAAVREAGDAIEELTGTVEDVDVAMGDIARATDEGAEGIESVAARVEAVHGSATDAADRARSLAETADDTAETVGDLAETATALAERTASLTGRLDQFETRSESDETREETGKTRAVTGETSAETPEETATDAGTGALADAAGDAGVSADD, encoded by the coding sequence ATGTTGAACGCGATCATCACGCGGTACGGTCGACGGGTCGGGGCCGCCGTCCTCCTGACGCTCGCCGCGACGCTCGGATTCATCGCTCTCTTCGCGGGGCACGTCGCGACGGTCGGGACGCCGGCGGCGGCGACGGCGGCGCTGACCGCGGCCGGCGTCGTCGTCACGCTGAACCTCGGCCTGCTGGGCATCGTGCTCGTCGGGAACGTCGCGGTCGAACTCCGACGGCTGACGGAGACCGCCGAGGCGGTCGGCCGCGGCGAGTTCGACGCGAGCGCGACCTCCGACCGGCGCGACGAGATCGGGCGGCTGTTCGCCGCCTTCGACGAGACCCGCCGGTCGCTCCGGGACGCGGTCGCGGAGTCCGAGCGCGCCAAGTCCGAGGCGGAGTCGGCCCGCGAGGAGGCGGAGGACCTGTCCGACACGCTGCTCGACCGCGCCGAAGACATCGGCGGCGCCATGGAGGACACCGCGGAGGGCGACCTCACGCGACGGCTTCCCGAAGACACCGATGTCGACGCCGTCGAGCGGATCACGGCGGCGTACAACGAGATGACCGGCGGACTCTCCGCGACGGTCGAGGACATCCAGTCGTTCGCGGGCGACGTGGAGTCGACGAGCGAGGAGATGGCGACCCGCGCCGACGAGGTCGCCGGGATGAACCGGGAGGTGGCCGACGAGATGCGGGCGCTTGCCGACGAGCTGGACGAGCAGACCGACCGGCTGCGCGAGACGGCCGCCGACACCGACGACTTCTCGGCGACCGTCGAGGAGATCGCCTCCACCACCGACGAGGTGGCGGGCGACGCGAGCGCCGCGGCCGAACTCGGCGAGGAGGGCGAACGGCGGGCGGCCGAGGCGGTCGAGGCGATCGTCGCGATAGGCGACCTGCTGGCGGACGTCGACGAACTCGTCGCCGGGTTGGACGACCGGATGGACGGGGTCGCGGAGACGACCGACGTGATCGCGGACATCGCCGAGCAGACCAACATCCTCGCCCTGAACGCCTCGATCGAGGCGTCGCGGGCGGGGGGTGACGGCGACGGGTTCGCGGTCGTCGCAGACGAGGTAAAGGGACTCGCCGGGGAGACACGCGAGTCGACGACGGAGATCGAGGCGACGATCGGGGAGGTGACCGATGACGTGTCGGCCGTCGCCGGCGAGATGGACCGGACGATGACGGAGTTAGACGAGACGACCGCGGCGGTGCGCGAGGCGGGCGACGCGATCGAGGAGCTGACCGGCACCGTCGAGGATGTCGACGTCGCGATGGGCGACATCGCCCGGGCGACCGACGAGGGCGCCGAGGGGATCGAGTCGGTCGCCGCGCGCGTCGAGGCGGTGCACGGCTCGGCCACCGATGCCGCGGACCGCGCCCGGTCGCTGGCGGAGACCGCGGACGACACCGCCGAGACCGTCGGGGACTTGGCGGAGACGGCGACGGCGCTCGCGGAGCGGACCGCGTCGCTCACCGGGCGGCTCGACCAGTTCGAGACGCGGAGCGAGTCGGATGAGACGCGGGAAGAGACGGGCAAAACGCGGGCAGTGACGGGGGAGACGTCGGCGGAGACCCCGGAAGAGACGGCGACGGACGCGGGGACCGGCGCGCTCGCGGACGCCGCCGGCGACGCGGGGGTGAGCGCCGATGATTGA